The Anoplopoma fimbria isolate UVic2021 breed Golden Eagle Sablefish chromosome 10, Afim_UVic_2022, whole genome shotgun sequence sequence ACCCTCAGAGACATGTCATACTTTTGGAgaacttaataataattaactttttggttttgtttattgttctcTTGTGGTGCATACATGTGGTTGTTTGATTCAAATTACCAACACACAGAAAGCCTGGTGCCAGGCGACAGATCAGCCAGGTTTAAGTCTCTTCACCAGTAAACTTCTACTTGCTGAAGTGTCCATGAGCAAGATGAACTCCTTTCATCTTTAGACATGCAATTCTACTTTATGACCACCAGTGCATGTGAACAAGCAGCCATTGGTATCACACTGGTGATTGGATTACAATGTGAGCATTTAAAGGGTTTCCTGTTTGGATTAATTGTTGGCATGACATGAGCTACATTGTTCAGAGTACAAAGTATGTACACACATTCAAGTGAACAGCCTGAGGTATGTTTCttctaaaaataaattcagatgGCATACATGTGTAGTCTTTGGAACTGCAAGTTAGAATCTGGGGAGCATATGGCAAACCCCAAAATGATATCCAGTTGTCCCTGCAAATCgtaaaatgtttttccatcatGTTGCACATGTATACCACAGGACTACTTTTATTATTAGCAAAAGGGCAGGATGCCTGAATTGTGAAACTAACCACGTAACCTTCTGctcccttttatttttctcttcagtCTGTTTGAAAGGCATAAAGATCAATAACAAGTGTTTCTTGGCCGACACTGTGAGGAAACACTATCACACTGCCAGTGAGGACTGCAACGCCATGGGTGGTGTCCTCGGTACGCCCACATCCAGCGACGAGAACGACCAGCTCAGAGACTACGTCCGCCAGAGAATCGGCCTGGATGAGCAGGTCTGGCTTGGCATCAACGACATGGTAACCGAGGGCACCTGGGTGGACCAGACCGGCTCCAGCATCACATTCAAAAACTGGGACACGTCCAACTACCGGTCTCCTCAGCCGGACGGCGGCCAGGCCCACGACTGCGCCGTCCTGTCTGGGGCCTCCAGTGGGAAGTGGTTCGACGAGAACTGCCGCGAAGAGAAGACCTCCGTCTGCCAGTTCAACATTGTTTGATCGTATGCATCTCATCATATAGCTGCTTTCAGTGTACGCATTGCTGCAACGCCGCGCTGCCTGCTAGTCCaaaatttgatttaaaccagtggttctcaGCTGCTTATGCATCAGGAATGAATT is a genomic window containing:
- the LOC129097676 gene encoding tetranectin-like isoform X2, whose amino-acid sequence is MEFNGLCVLLGVLLLVNCSFQQTPAKKTPVKKDTARDAAINKLQKQIEDIVQELNLLKEQQALQTVCLKGIKINNKCFLADTVRKHYHTASEDCNAMGGVLGTPTSSDENDQLRDYVRQRIGLDEQVWLGINDMVTEGTWVDQTGSSITFKNWDTSNYRSPQPDGGQAHDCAVLSGASSGKWFDENCREEKTSVCQFNIV
- the LOC129097676 gene encoding tetranectin-like isoform X1, whose amino-acid sequence is MEFNGLCVLLGVLLLVNCSFQQTPAKKTPVKKVLLESDTARDAAINKLQKQIEDIVQELNLLKEQQALQTVCLKGIKINNKCFLADTVRKHYHTASEDCNAMGGVLGTPTSSDENDQLRDYVRQRIGLDEQVWLGINDMVTEGTWVDQTGSSITFKNWDTSNYRSPQPDGGQAHDCAVLSGASSGKWFDENCREEKTSVCQFNIV